DNA from Agarilytica rhodophyticola:
AACATTCGCCTGATGCTGAGGCGATTATGCAAATTAACAAAGGTGTGGAAACGGCAATACGTGATGCCGATGAAACCAGTGTTGAGCGTTTAGCTTCGATTTATACCAGTGAAGGTCAAATGCTCCAACCTCACGGCGAAACACTTGCTGATAAAGATGCCATTAACAGCTATTGGCGGGGGGTATTGGATGCAGGTATTACCGATGCAAATTTAGAAACCATAGAGCTGGACTTCATCGATGATACCGCGATTGAAGTGGGTTCATACCTTATGAAAAAAGGGGGAGCAGTCGCCGATATTGGTAAGTATCTTGTTGTTTGGAAAAAGGTAAACGGCCAATGGAAATACCATCGTGATATTTGGAATAGCAATCTTGCTACATGAAAACCACAGTGATTATGAAGAGTGTATTTTAATTTTTAGGTCTATATTGACAGCTTTTCTTGTTTAGTATATTCGATGAACCGGTATTTTTCTTGGGTTAAATATCGATTCATCTATGAGAGCAATCTCGTCAGCTACTTAATTATTTTTTTGGTTTTCTGCATCAATTTTTTTTTGTTCTTCGATTGCCATATTTTTTAAATCTTTCAACATGTTATTTTGTCTTGATGCATAATCATAAGAGAAAAACATTCGATTAAATAAAGCGTTATTATTAATGGTTGAACTATTTTCATCTTTTTTCTGGTTCATAATAATAGCGTTATAGTGAACTTCAATGTTTCCTTTTTTTCCTTCTTTTAACCTAAAAAGCTGATAATGATCTTGAGTCGAATATTCGTCTGGATAGTTCTCCTCGATCATTACATGATGCCCAGGACGAATATCCAAGACGCTACCGGTTACTCTGAGATCGGGAATATTTTGTAAAGGAAAACTTCTGTGTGTGAGGCTAAGATTTAAACCTTCTCCCTCCCACTTGATATCCTTATGAGCCCATTCGTTCATTAATTTTTCTATATGGCAGCAAGCGCGGTATGCTGCTTCTCTAGTGATATTAGGCGGTAAAGATATGCTTTTATGTGTTCTAATTGCGCCTTTTTTGCCACTTAATGAAAGCCCAGTATATTGTTCGGATCGTGAAATTTTATCATTGTCCTTCATTCCTAATGGCTCTAGAAGGCTATTTAGTCTGGTGTTATCTTGTGAAAGTACTGGTGAATGAGAAATTGCTTTATGATACTTACTTTTACAAGTAGTCGAATCTGAAAATATTTGTGAAGCTCGATCCGTTGTCACTGCCCCGAATCTTGGTAAATATATGTCTGCCATTATTTATAATCTTTAAATTAAGTTTATTAAGTTAGGTGTGTGCTGTGTTAGTGCGATCTTAAAAAATAAGTTCGGAGGAAGGGAGAAAGATTATAAGATCGCGACATTTTATTGCTTTAAGCAATAAAATGTCGGGGCTCTTGCTGTTGAGCTCGATCGTAAATGGAGTAATTATTATTGGCACTTATCAATAAGTGCCGTAGCTTAATATTACATTTATGACGTCGATATTGAAGCCTGTCGACTATTGAGCATTTTGTCTAGGCACATTTTATTGTTCTAGGGAGAGCAATTGCGCATTGCCACCTGTTGCCACAGTATTTATTGTTAGTGTTTTTTCAGTCGCAAAACGAAATAAATAATGGGGGCCACCGGCTTTGGGGCCTGTACCCGATAACCCTTGCCCACCGAAGGGGTTAACGCCTACCACAGCACCAACCATGTTGCGATTCACATAGGTATTGCCTACTTTTGCTCGGCTAAAAATGTAGTCTGCTTTGCTCTCAATGCGTGAATGTAAGCCCAGTGTTAAGCCGTAGCCCATGGCGTTAATATCATCGATAACAGTGTCAAGCTTGTTTGCGCTGTAGCGTAGAATATGGAGGATTGGCCCGAAAACTTCTCCGTTAAGTTGTTTAAGGCTATCCAATTCAAAAATATGTGGGCCAACAAAAGTACCTGATGATGGAAGCCTATTATTTTCTGTTTTATAGATAACTTTAGCTTCCTGCTGCATTCTTTGAATATGTGTTAACAACATTTGTTGGGCATTTTTGTCAATTACAGGACCCACATCGGTATTTAGCTGCCATGGTTGACCGATGGTAATTTCATCGCAGGCACCTTTTAACATGTCGATTAAGTTATCGGCGATATCCTCTTGAATTAATAAGACACGCAACGCTGAGCAACGCTGACCGGCACTCATAAAGGAAGAGGCAATAACATCATCTACAACTTGCTCAAGTAATGCCGTGGAATCCACTATCATCACGTTTTGACCACCTGTTTCGGCAATAAAGGGGATGATGGGGCCTTCTTTTTTGGCTAATTGCAACTGAATATGTTTTGCTGTAGCCGTTGAGCCAGTAAAGGCGATGCCGGCAATACGGGAGTCATCGACAAGCTGTGCGCCGAGCTCTCGGCCGCCAGTAAGAAGATGCAGCACCTCCTTGGGAATTCCAGCTTTGTGCATTAATTCAATAGTCTTAGAGGCAACCAAAGGTGTTTGTTCAGCCGGCTTAGCAATCACACTATTAC
Protein-coding regions in this window:
- a CDS encoding YybH family protein codes for the protein MNSFQHSPDAEAIMQINKGVETAIRDADETSVERLASIYTSEGQMLQPHGETLADKDAINSYWRGVLDAGITDANLETIELDFIDDTAIEVGSYLMKKGGAVADIGKYLVVWKKVNGQWKYHRDIWNSNLAT